The following are encoded in a window of Streptomyces sp. Go-475 genomic DNA:
- a CDS encoding aspartate/glutamate racemase family protein translates to MTALGFLYPGHSAEDDYPRIEQLLGSDIRVDLVHTDIGEDAHRVDALLEMGAAGRLAAGVQELRHAGADAVVWACTSGSFVYGWDGAQEQVRALAQTAGMPASSTSFAFVHAVRELGVRRVAIGATYPEDVAQLFAQFLRADGVDVVSVSSSGIITAAEVGTWGEAELLELARNSDHPDAEALLLPDTALHTAAHIPALEKELGKPVLTANQVTVWEALRLADRRVNAPELGALFTREPIIQA, encoded by the coding sequence ATGACAGCACTGGGATTCCTCTACCCGGGCCACTCCGCCGAGGACGACTATCCGCGCATCGAGCAGTTGCTGGGCAGCGACATCCGGGTGGACCTGGTGCACACCGACATCGGTGAGGACGCGCACCGGGTGGACGCGCTGCTGGAGATGGGCGCGGCCGGGCGGCTCGCGGCCGGCGTCCAGGAGCTGCGGCACGCCGGCGCGGACGCCGTGGTGTGGGCCTGCACGAGCGGCAGCTTCGTCTACGGCTGGGACGGCGCGCAGGAACAGGTGCGCGCGCTGGCCCAGACGGCGGGCATGCCGGCCTCCTCGACGTCCTTCGCGTTCGTGCACGCGGTACGGGAGCTGGGGGTGCGGCGGGTCGCGATCGGGGCGACGTACCCGGAGGACGTGGCGCAGCTCTTCGCGCAGTTCCTCCGCGCGGACGGCGTCGACGTCGTGTCGGTCAGCAGCTCCGGCATCATCACGGCGGCCGAGGTCGGCACCTGGGGCGAGGCGGAACTCCTCGAACTGGCCCGGAACTCCGACCACCCCGACGCCGAGGCCCTCCTCCTGCCCGACACGGCCCTGCACACGGCCGCGCACATCCCGGCCCTGGAGAAGGAACTCGGCAAGCCGGTCCTCACCGCCAACCAGGTCACGGTCTGGGAGGCCCTGCGCCTGGCCGACCGCCGGGTCAACGCACCGGAACTGGGGGCGCTGTTCACCCGGGAGCCGATCATCCAGGCGTGA